From Caldicellulosiruptor hydrothermalis 108, a single genomic window includes:
- a CDS encoding HAD family hydrolase encodes MGKIKAAIFDMDGVLTDTVKLHFRAWKKMFESHGYKFEYEDYKLKVDGKPRLDGIRSIACDVPEDKLIEMAEEKQKIFLEFVEQENLEAFEDSIWLLNHLKQNNIKLAVASSSKNTTKILTKIGIYNMFDTVVTGYDFKKGKPDPEIFLTAAKKLNVNPKDCVVFEDAIDGIKAGICAGMLTIGVCRDGQFDRLKEAHYVVDRLDKISLELLENLNEKLFKKVWEVLDNETFRKKLAD; translated from the coding sequence ATGGGAAAAATCAAGGCAGCCATTTTTGACATGGATGGGGTTTTAACAGACACCGTAAAGCTACATTTCAGAGCATGGAAGAAGATGTTTGAAAGCCACGGTTATAAATTTGAATATGAAGATTACAAATTGAAGGTTGATGGGAAACCAAGGCTTGATGGCATAAGAAGCATTGCTTGTGATGTGCCAGAAGACAAGCTAATAGAGATGGCTGAGGAAAAACAAAAGATTTTTTTGGAATTTGTTGAACAAGAAAATTTAGAAGCTTTTGAAGATAGCATATGGCTTTTAAATCATTTGAAGCAAAATAATATAAAACTTGCTGTTGCATCTTCAAGCAAAAATACCACTAAAATTTTGACCAAGATAGGAATTTACAATATGTTTGATACAGTTGTAACAGGGTATGATTTCAAAAAAGGGAAACCTGACCCTGAAATATTTCTTACTGCGGCAAAAAAACTAAATGTAAATCCAAAAGACTGCGTAGTGTTTGAAGATGCCATAGATGGGATTAAAGCAGGCATTTGTGCGGGGATGCTTACAATTGGTGTCTGTAGAGATGGTCAATTTGATAGGCTAAAAGAAGCTCATTACGTGGTTGATAGATTAGATAAGATTAGTTTAGAACTTCTTGAAAATCTTAATGAAAAACTTTTCAAAAAGGTTTGGGAGGTTCTCGACAATGAAACTTTCAGAAAAAAACTGGCTGATTGA
- a CDS encoding glycoside hydrolase family 65 protein translates to MKLSEKNWLIEQESFGVSHRYETCFALTNGYIGIRGINEECFCDETPGTFIAGIFDKDTAQVTELVNLPNPIGLRIYINREYLNPLKCEILEFKRVLDLKQGLLFRKLRLKDEKGRITSIEGFRFVSMKNKNLIVQKYNVVCENYSAVLNVESFIDANTMNSKDTPNDRVKHYEVEDKKDCKSCIFLGIKTKDKRYKVGIASSTEVLLDGQICYFNRFVKDLGSIITENLEVEAKEGKSYEIVKLSVLVSSRENVEDIFKSSISKLERAKELGVERLFSEHIEEYDKLWDVSKLEVIGDEVADRSLKFNVFHLLSMANPEDEHVSLGAKGLHGEGYKGHVFWDTEIFMLPFYIYTNPKAARSMLMYRYNLLDAARENARKNGYKGAQFPWESADTGQEETPKWGYDYLGNPVRIWTGDIEYHISADIAFAVLEYVRATDDIEFLLNYGVEIVIETARFWASICKYNEEKDRYEINDVIGPDEFHEHCNNNAYTNYLAKWNLEKASELLTFLKENYPSHFERLVKKINLSEDEPLNWLKVASKIYIPYHSETKLIEQFEGYFNLKDFIIEEYDSNNMPVWPKGVELDKLNSYQLIKQADVVMLLYLLGDQFDEEVMKINYDYYEKRTMHKSSLSPSIYALMGVRVGETKRAYINFMRTALTDLEDNQGNTALGIHAASLGGTWQVLIFGFGGLKVEKNDVLSVNPWLPEKWEALKFSIWWKGNLLDFVVTKENVEIKKRVEKSKVKVRVKGKEIVL, encoded by the coding sequence ATGAAACTTTCAGAAAAAAACTGGCTGATTGAGCAGGAAAGTTTTGGAGTTTCACATAGATATGAAACATGTTTTGCTCTTACAAATGGGTATATAGGAATAAGGGGAATCAACGAAGAGTGTTTTTGTGATGAGACGCCAGGCACTTTTATAGCGGGTATATTTGACAAAGACACAGCTCAAGTTACAGAGCTTGTAAATTTGCCAAATCCAATAGGTCTTAGGATATATATAAATAGAGAATACTTAAATCCTTTGAAATGTGAAATTCTTGAGTTTAAAAGAGTTTTAGACTTAAAACAGGGACTGCTTTTCAGAAAATTGAGACTAAAAGATGAAAAAGGTAGAATTACATCAATAGAAGGATTCCGATTTGTCAGCATGAAAAATAAAAATCTTATTGTTCAAAAGTACAATGTGGTTTGTGAGAACTACTCAGCAGTCTTAAATGTAGAAAGTTTTATTGATGCGAACACCATGAACTCCAAGGATACTCCAAACGATAGGGTAAAACATTATGAAGTAGAAGATAAAAAGGACTGCAAAAGCTGTATATTCCTTGGTATTAAAACAAAGGATAAAAGATACAAAGTGGGAATAGCGAGTTCTACAGAGGTTTTATTAGATGGTCAGATATGTTATTTTAATAGATTTGTAAAAGATTTAGGAAGCATTATTACCGAAAACCTTGAGGTTGAGGCAAAAGAGGGAAAAAGTTATGAGATTGTAAAGCTGAGTGTATTGGTGTCCTCGAGAGAAAACGTTGAGGATATTTTTAAAAGTTCTATAAGCAAGCTTGAGAGAGCAAAAGAATTAGGTGTTGAGAGGCTGTTTTCTGAGCATATAGAAGAGTATGACAAGCTCTGGGATGTTAGTAAACTTGAAGTAATTGGTGATGAGGTTGCAGATAGAAGTCTCAAATTTAACGTTTTCCATCTACTTAGTATGGCAAATCCAGAAGATGAACATGTAAGTCTTGGTGCAAAAGGCCTTCACGGAGAAGGCTACAAAGGCCATGTTTTTTGGGATACAGAGATATTTATGCTCCCGTTTTACATTTACACAAATCCAAAAGCTGCAAGGTCAATGCTGATGTACAGGTACAATCTTTTGGACGCTGCAAGGGAGAACGCAAGGAAAAATGGATACAAAGGTGCGCAGTTCCCCTGGGAGTCTGCAGACACCGGACAAGAGGAGACACCAAAGTGGGGGTACGATTATCTTGGCAATCCTGTTCGAATATGGACAGGGGATATAGAATATCATATTTCAGCAGACATAGCTTTTGCAGTTTTAGAGTATGTGCGTGCAACAGATGACATAGAGTTTCTTTTAAACTATGGTGTGGAAATTGTGATTGAAACAGCAAGGTTTTGGGCTTCAATTTGTAAATACAATGAAGAAAAGGATAGGTATGAAATAAATGATGTGATAGGTCCGGACGAGTTCCATGAACATTGCAACAACAATGCTTACACCAATTATCTTGCAAAGTGGAACTTAGAAAAGGCTTCTGAGCTTTTGACATTCTTGAAGGAAAATTACCCCAGCCATTTTGAAAGGTTAGTAAAAAAAATAAACTTATCAGAAGATGAACCTTTGAACTGGCTAAAAGTTGCATCAAAGATTTATATTCCATACCATTCTGAAACAAAGCTGATTGAACAGTTTGAGGGATATTTTAATCTTAAAGATTTTATTATTGAAGAATACGACAGCAATAATATGCCAGTCTGGCCGAAAGGTGTTGAGCTTGACAAGCTAAATAGCTATCAGCTCATTAAACAGGCAGACGTTGTGATGCTTTTGTATTTGCTCGGCGACCAGTTTGATGAAGAGGTTATGAAAATAAACTATGATTACTATGAGAAAAGGACAATGCACAAATCATCTTTGAGTCCGAGCATCTATGCTTTGATGGGAGTAAGAGTGGGTGAGACAAAAAGAGCATATATAAACTTTATGCGTACCGCTTTGACAGACCTTGAAGACAATCAGGGCAACACAGCTTTGGGGATACATGCTGCATCTTTGGGCGGCACATGGCAAGTTTTGATATTTGGTTTTGGAGGTTTAAAAGTTGAAAAGAATGATGTTCTATCTGTCAATCCGTGGCTTCCTGAAAAATGGGAAGCTTTGAAATTTAGCATCTGGTGGAAAGGAAACTTGCTGGATTTTGTCGTCACTAAAGAAAATGTTGAAATTAAAAAAAGAGTGGAGAAAAGCAAAGTAAAAGTCAGAGTTAAGGGCAAGGAAATAGTCCTGTAG
- a CDS encoding mannose-1-phosphate guanylyltransferase, producing the protein MDWACILSGGAGVRLWPKSRKTFPKQFLQIIGDKSFLEMTYDRVKRIIPPEKIHIVTHINYREHLRMLLPNVKDENLIFEPEQKETLACVSLACIHILKKDPDSVLGIFPSDHFISKTDKFESAIKKGYEIAKKGHIVCFGIAPTRADTSYGYIKLGRELEKGVFTAERFVEKPDAKRARYLVKSKYFWNSGIYIFKASVFLKELKRYMPHYYDIFMRIFSSISTDSYIDELKKGYKLLDKISVDKAIMEKTKRLVVLTADFEWDDVGSWSAFERILTKDENENVIKAEAIIHETKNCIIFSDKFVIALGIKDTILISVDDAILVCHKSKEREIKEIIQTIALNEKYKKYL; encoded by the coding sequence ATGGACTGGGCTTGCATTTTGTCTGGCGGTGCGGGCGTCAGACTTTGGCCAAAGAGCAGAAAAACATTTCCAAAACAGTTTTTACAAATTATAGGCGATAAAAGTTTTCTCGAAATGACTTATGACAGGGTAAAGAGAATAATACCGCCAGAGAAAATTCATATAGTCACCCATATAAACTATCGTGAACATCTCAGGATGCTTCTCCCAAATGTGAAAGACGAGAATTTAATTTTTGAACCTGAGCAGAAAGAGACACTTGCATGCGTAAGCTTGGCGTGTATTCATATTTTGAAAAAGGACCCAGATAGCGTTTTGGGGATTTTTCCTTCTGACCATTTCATTTCTAAAACAGACAAATTTGAAAGTGCCATCAAAAAAGGTTATGAGATTGCCAAAAAAGGCCATATAGTTTGTTTTGGAATTGCTCCAACAAGAGCTGATACAAGCTACGGATATATCAAGCTTGGAAGGGAACTTGAAAAGGGAGTATTTACAGCAGAAAGGTTTGTTGAAAAACCTGATGCAAAGAGGGCAAGGTATTTAGTGAAATCGAAATACTTTTGGAACAGTGGCATTTATATTTTCAAAGCTTCTGTGTTTTTGAAAGAATTAAAAAGATACATGCCCCACTACTATGATATTTTTATGAGAATATTTTCTTCAATTTCCACCGATAGTTACATTGATGAGCTGAAAAAAGGGTATAAACTTTTGGATAAGATTTCAGTAGACAAGGCAATTATGGAAAAGACAAAAAGACTTGTTGTTTTGACCGCTGATTTTGAATGGGACGATGTTGGCAGCTGGTCTGCATTTGAGAGGATTTTAACAAAAGATGAAAATGAAAATGTTATCAAGGCAGAGGCTATAATACATGAAACGAAAAACTGCATAATTTTTTCAGATAAATTTGTAATAGCTCTTGGGATAAAAGACACTATTCTCATCTCGGTTGACGATGCAATTCTTGTCTGTCACAAGTCAAAGGAAAGAGAGATTAAGGAGATAATTCAAACCATAGCACTAAACGAAAAGTATAAAAAGTATTTGTAA
- the yunB gene encoding sporulation protein YunB, producing the protein MRFYNYNRRRCQKALVLLAFLIFALFTLAIFIEVWLENYLIEAFEDRAKQKIVEVTNQAVLQILQQQKIKYDDVVKIEKGEKSSLIKIDTVVLNKEAANLILVINQKVKMLTPLEVEFRLGYVFNNIFFNQFGPLLRGNVIYISAVSYNWQSDFNSAGINQTVHRIYLNLKFEGHFLFLRTKRKVTLLQRIPIAENIYIGEVPKVYIGK; encoded by the coding sequence ATGAGATTTTATAACTACAACAGGCGCAGGTGCCAAAAGGCATTAGTCCTTTTGGCTTTTTTAATCTTTGCACTATTTACTTTGGCTATCTTCATAGAAGTTTGGCTGGAAAACTATCTAATAGAAGCATTTGAAGACAGGGCAAAACAAAAAATTGTAGAGGTCACAAACCAAGCAGTGTTACAGATTTTGCAACAGCAAAAGATAAAGTATGATGATGTGGTCAAGATTGAAAAAGGGGAAAAATCTTCGCTTATAAAAATTGATACGGTGGTATTGAATAAAGAAGCAGCAAATTTAATTCTTGTGATAAACCAAAAGGTAAAAATGCTCACACCTCTTGAGGTAGAATTTAGATTGGGCTATGTTTTTAACAACATATTCTTTAATCAATTTGGCCCGCTCTTGAGAGGAAACGTAATCTACATATCAGCAGTTTCATATAACTGGCAGTCTGACTTTAATTCAGCAGGAATTAATCAAACAGTCCACAGAATATATTTGAACTTAAAATTTGAAGGACACTTTTTATTTTTGAGGACAAAAAGAAAAGTGACGCTGCTCCAGCGCATCCCAATTGCTGAGAACATCTATATTGGAGAGGTACCCAAAGTGTATATAGGCAAATAA
- a CDS encoding phosphoenolpyruvate carboxykinase (GTP) yields the protein MVKVNLHPSVYEWIDEMAKLTKPDKIVWIDGSEEEKQRLIKEALESGELMELNQEKLPGCYLHRTHPSDVARVEDRTFICTPTKEEAGPTNNWMDPNEAYKMLYSLFDGSMKGRTMYVVPYLMGPVGSPYSKVGIELTDSIYVVLNLRIMARIGDVALKHLGSSPDFVKGLHSKATLDPEKRYICHFPQDNTIMSVNSGYGGNVILSKKCFALRIASYLGRKEGWLAEHMLIVGIEDPSGKVTYIAGAFPSACGKTNLAMLIPPEPLKKLGYKVWTVGDDIAWMRIGEDGRLWAINPEAGFFGVAPGTSYKTNPNAMETIKRNTIYTNVLLKEDGTVWWEGMDGEPPERGIDWLGRPWTKDSGEKGAHPNARFTAPAAQCPSISKEWENPNGVPISAIIFGGRRAKVAPLVYEAFDWQHGVYVGATMASETTAAAMGKVGVVRRDPMAMLPFCGYNMADYFAHWLEMGKKIPNPPKIFHVNWFRQDENGKFIWPGFGENLRVLKWIIERCEGKVEAKETPIGYVPYVDDLYLDGLDIDKQTVEKLLEIDKELWLKEAEASREFLSQFRDRLPRELIEENEKLKQRLSK from the coding sequence GTGGTAAAGGTGAACTTGCATCCCTCAGTGTATGAATGGATTGATGAGATGGCAAAACTCACTAAACCAGACAAGATTGTCTGGATAGATGGTTCCGAGGAAGAAAAACAAAGGCTTATAAAAGAAGCTCTCGAGTCAGGAGAACTTATGGAGCTCAACCAAGAAAAGCTTCCTGGATGTTACCTTCACCGAACACATCCGAGCGATGTTGCAAGGGTTGAAGACAGAACGTTTATCTGCACACCAACAAAAGAAGAGGCAGGGCCAACAAACAACTGGATGGACCCAAACGAAGCTTACAAGATGCTTTACTCACTTTTTGATGGGTCCATGAAAGGAAGAACAATGTATGTTGTACCATATTTGATGGGACCTGTTGGCTCACCATATTCAAAAGTGGGCATTGAGCTTACAGACAGCATATATGTTGTTTTAAATCTCAGAATCATGGCAAGAATTGGTGATGTTGCATTAAAGCATTTAGGAAGCTCGCCTGATTTTGTAAAGGGACTTCACTCCAAAGCGACACTTGACCCAGAAAAGAGATATATCTGTCATTTTCCACAGGACAACACAATTATGAGTGTTAACTCAGGTTATGGTGGAAATGTTATTCTTTCAAAGAAATGTTTTGCGCTCAGAATTGCAAGCTATCTGGGAAGAAAAGAAGGCTGGCTTGCAGAACACATGCTCATTGTTGGAATTGAAGACCCAAGCGGCAAGGTAACATACATTGCAGGTGCTTTTCCAAGCGCATGTGGTAAGACAAACTTAGCTATGCTTATTCCACCAGAGCCTCTTAAAAAGCTGGGCTACAAGGTGTGGACTGTGGGGGATGACATTGCATGGATGAGGATTGGCGAAGATGGAAGATTGTGGGCTATCAACCCTGAAGCAGGGTTTTTTGGTGTTGCGCCTGGCACAAGTTATAAGACAAATCCAAATGCCATGGAAACCATAAAGAGAAATACTATATATACAAATGTTCTTTTAAAAGAAGATGGAACAGTTTGGTGGGAAGGTATGGACGGAGAACCGCCAGAGCGAGGTATTGACTGGCTTGGAAGACCATGGACAAAAGACAGCGGTGAAAAGGGTGCACACCCGAACGCAAGGTTCACAGCACCAGCTGCACAGTGTCCATCAATTTCAAAGGAGTGGGAAAATCCAAATGGCGTACCCATTTCGGCAATAATATTTGGCGGCAGACGTGCAAAGGTTGCACCGCTTGTATATGAAGCATTTGACTGGCAGCATGGTGTATATGTCGGTGCTACAATGGCATCTGAAACGACTGCTGCTGCAATGGGCAAGGTAGGTGTTGTTCGTCGCGACCCGATGGCAATGCTTCCGTTCTGCGGATATAACATGGCTGACTATTTTGCACATTGGCTTGAGATGGGCAAGAAGATTCCAAACCCGCCGAAGATTTTCCATGTAAACTGGTTTAGACAAGACGAAAATGGCAAGTTCATCTGGCCAGGGTTTGGTGAGAACTTGAGAGTGCTCAAGTGGATAATCGAAAGATGTGAAGGCAAAGTAGAAGCAAAAGAGACTCCAATTGGTTATGTACCATATGTCGATGACCTTTACTTAGATGGTCTTGACATAGACAAACAGACGGTAGAAAAGCTTCTTGAGATAGACAAAGAATTGTGGTTAAAAGAGGCTGAGGCTTCAAGAGAGTTTTTAAGCCAGTTTAGAGACAGGCTCCCGAGAGAGCTCATTGAAGAGAATGAAAAGCTAAAACAAAGACTTTCAAAATAG
- a CDS encoding carbohydrate ABC transporter permease, whose product MRNRTKAQEYLTAFVMLLPYILSFCVFFAYPLVKAFVISFQNFSFLGDAPPKFVGLANYKEALTNKMFLDSILNTLYYSVLVVPTQLIIALILAVIVNDKVKFKEFFRTTYYLPTVTSPVAVSIIFLFLYKTDGLVNQILRHIGITPRNWFNEPSFVMPAIVSVAVWGSVGFYMVTFLSGLSTIPDQLYEAAEVEGAGELTKLIKITVPLLKPMIFFNTVVSFISTLQMFDLSYIIGGSDGGPMGKAMTMVVMIYRTAFKEFNMGVASAMAFVVFGIIFLLTLIQRKLFGEEMSY is encoded by the coding sequence ATGAGAAATAGAACAAAAGCCCAAGAATACTTGACAGCTTTTGTCATGCTGCTTCCTTATATACTGTCTTTTTGTGTATTTTTTGCTTACCCGCTTGTAAAGGCTTTTGTGATAAGTTTTCAGAACTTTTCATTCTTAGGAGATGCTCCACCTAAATTTGTAGGCCTTGCTAACTATAAAGAAGCGCTGACAAACAAGATGTTTTTAGATTCTATTCTTAACACGCTTTATTATTCGGTTTTAGTTGTTCCTACTCAGCTTATTATTGCTCTCATTTTAGCTGTGATAGTAAATGACAAGGTGAAATTCAAGGAGTTTTTCAGGACAACATATTATCTTCCCACAGTTACATCACCTGTAGCAGTATCAATTATATTTCTGTTTTTGTACAAAACAGATGGGCTTGTGAATCAGATTTTAAGGCATATTGGGATTACTCCCCGAAACTGGTTCAATGAACCTTCTTTTGTGATGCCCGCAATTGTGAGTGTTGCTGTTTGGGGGTCTGTAGGGTTTTATATGGTTACATTTTTGTCTGGGCTTTCAACAATTCCAGACCAGCTTTATGAAGCTGCAGAAGTTGAAGGTGCAGGAGAGCTTACAAAGCTTATTAAAATCACAGTACCTCTTTTAAAACCGATGATATTTTTCAACACAGTTGTATCTTTTATTAGCACTCTCCAGATGTTTGATTTGTCATACATTATAGGTGGTTCTGATGGTGGTCCTATGGGAAAAGCAATGACAATGGTTGTGATGATATACAGAACAGCTTTTAAAGAGTTCAACATGGGAGTTGCCTCAGCTATGGCGTTTGTTGTGTTTGGGATTATCTTTCTATTAACATTAATTCAGCGAAAATTATTTGGCGAGGAAATGTCATATTAA
- the rsmA gene encoding 16S rRNA (adenine(1518)-N(6)/adenine(1519)-N(6))-dimethyltransferase RsmA, with amino-acid sequence MNAAITKSELLSLLEKYGLSPNKKLGQNFLVDENVVRKIILFSQTEGKEVIEIGAGPGTLTVYLAKTAQKVVAVEIDKKILNVLKDVCQNLSNVQIVNSDFLELNVKNLTNNNKVYVVGNLPYYVTSQILFKLFKERKYIEKFTIMVQKEVAQRLLAKPGTKEYGNLTVAMNFYCEIEDYFYVSKNVFYPKPEVDSAVLRARFKIEKPNVDEKKFFKIVHACFSTRRKTILNALSNQLDIAKDDLKMIIHMAGLDENLRAEDLSLDNYIRLYQCFEEGFFKS; translated from the coding sequence GTGAATGCAGCCATTACCAAATCGGAACTTTTGAGTCTTCTTGAAAAGTATGGGCTTTCTCCAAACAAAAAGCTTGGTCAGAATTTTTTGGTTGATGAAAATGTGGTGAGAAAAATCATTTTATTTTCTCAGACGGAAGGAAAAGAAGTTATTGAGATAGGTGCAGGCCCTGGAACACTTACGGTTTATTTGGCAAAAACCGCACAGAAGGTAGTTGCAGTTGAGATTGACAAAAAGATATTGAATGTCTTAAAAGATGTTTGCCAGAACCTTTCAAACGTCCAAATAGTAAATAGTGACTTTCTTGAACTTAATGTTAAAAATTTAACAAATAATAATAAGGTATATGTTGTTGGCAATCTGCCATATTATGTCACATCACAGATACTCTTTAAACTTTTTAAAGAAAGAAAGTATATAGAAAAATTTACAATCATGGTTCAAAAAGAGGTTGCGCAAAGGCTTTTAGCAAAACCAGGAACAAAAGAGTATGGAAATCTCACAGTTGCAATGAACTTTTACTGTGAGATAGAGGATTACTTTTATGTTAGCAAAAATGTTTTTTATCCAAAGCCAGAGGTTGACTCTGCGGTCTTGAGAGCAAGGTTCAAAATTGAAAAGCCAAATGTTGATGAAAAAAAGTTTTTTAAAATAGTCCATGCATGTTTTTCAACTCGCCGAAAGACAATTCTAAATGCTCTTTCAAATCAGCTTGATATTGCAAAAGATGATTTAAAAATGATTATCCACATGGCTGGACTTGATGAAAACTTAAGAGCAGAGGACTTGTCGTTGGATAACTATATAAGACTTTACCAGTGCTTTGAAGAGGGATTTTTTAAAAGTTAA
- the yajC gene encoding preprotein translocase subunit YajC, producing the protein MSLSNLLFEIAYAAGNQSSQQQAPAGATALALLAQFIPLILMFVVLYLLIIVPQRRREKQFREMINSLIVGDEIVTNAGIIGKIVNIKDDILTIEVGADRVKLKIYKWAVKEVLKKAEPKD; encoded by the coding sequence ATGAGCTTGAGTAATCTTTTATTTGAAATTGCGTATGCAGCAGGCAATCAAAGCTCTCAGCAGCAGGCACCAGCAGGAGCAACAGCACTTGCTCTGCTTGCGCAGTTCATACCTCTTATATTGATGTTTGTGGTTCTTTATCTTCTCATAATTGTTCCACAAAGAAGAAGAGAAAAACAGTTCAGAGAGATGATTAATTCTTTAATTGTTGGAGATGAGATAGTCACAAACGCTGGAATTATCGGCAAGATTGTGAATATCAAGGATGATATTTTAACAATTGAAGTTGGTGCAGACAGGGTAAAGCTCAAAATTTACAAGTGGGCAGTTAAAGAGGTTTTAAAAAAGGCTGAACCCAAAGATTAA
- a CDS encoding ABC transporter substrate-binding protein: MKKFLTILLTLIFLLSLIAGMGAAQKGVFATSKITLKLGAWASSPAEKKIVQNQIAAFKKLYPNVDVKITEIVGDYNQKMQLLMASKTEPDIFYMDSMPAWQYIAKGVLEPLDSWMKKYNVKTIGYESSLLQPFIYKGKVYGLPKDYNTLVLFYNKEMFKQAGLTRPPRTWQELKDYAKKLTTGKVVGLTMNLELARIQPFAYQNGGKVFDGTKPVFTDPKALEGLKFALDLFKEGICKTPKDLGAGWVGDAFADKKAAMTIEGGWMIPFLNDRKIPKDSYGIAELPAGPAGKSTMAFTVAYVMSKNSKHKPEAFKLIRFLTGEGGQKYVVEAGLALPSLKSAGVNFAKTYPERKALVDGAKYAQVYFYGLDGTKVVDVFNKAFEDYVIGKKYDLKKNIEERVKQIMK; the protein is encoded by the coding sequence ATGAAAAAATTTCTAACAATTTTATTAACGCTAATTTTCCTACTTTCCTTGATTGCAGGAATGGGTGCTGCGCAAAAAGGAGTTTTTGCCACTTCCAAGATAACTTTAAAACTGGGTGCGTGGGCATCTTCCCCTGCTGAGAAGAAGATTGTTCAAAACCAAATTGCAGCATTCAAAAAGCTGTATCCAAATGTTGATGTGAAAATTACTGAAATTGTCGGTGACTACAACCAAAAGATGCAGCTTCTCATGGCATCTAAAACAGAGCCTGATATCTTTTACATGGATTCAATGCCAGCATGGCAGTATATTGCAAAAGGTGTTTTAGAGCCGCTTGACAGCTGGATGAAAAAGTACAATGTCAAAACAATTGGTTATGAGTCATCACTTCTCCAGCCATTCATATACAAAGGAAAAGTGTATGGACTTCCAAAGGATTATAATACATTAGTTTTGTTCTACAACAAAGAGATGTTCAAACAAGCTGGTCTAACTCGTCCACCAAGGACTTGGCAGGAACTGAAAGATTATGCTAAGAAACTTACAACAGGCAAGGTTGTAGGTCTTACAATGAATCTTGAGCTTGCAAGAATTCAACCTTTTGCATATCAAAATGGTGGTAAAGTATTTGATGGCACAAAGCCAGTCTTTACCGACCCGAAAGCCTTGGAAGGCTTAAAATTTGCACTTGACCTTTTCAAAGAAGGAATATGCAAGACTCCGAAGGATTTAGGTGCTGGCTGGGTTGGGGATGCATTTGCTGACAAGAAAGCTGCTATGACAATTGAAGGTGGCTGGATGATTCCATTCTTAAACGACAGAAAGATACCAAAAGACTCATATGGAATTGCAGAACTTCCTGCAGGACCAGCTGGCAAGTCAACAATGGCATTCACCGTTGCATATGTAATGAGCAAAAATTCAAAGCACAAACCTGAAGCGTTCAAACTTATAAGATTCTTAACTGGAGAAGGTGGTCAAAAGTATGTGGTTGAAGCAGGTCTAGCACTTCCTTCATTAAAGAGTGCAGGTGTAAACTTTGCAAAAACTTATCCAGAGAGAAAAGCGCTTGTTGATGGTGCAAAATATGCACAGGTCTACTTCTATGGTCTGGATGGTACAAAAGTTGTGGATGTCTTCAACAAAGCATTTGAAGATTATGTAATTGGCAAAAAGTATGATCTTAAGAAGAACATTGAGGAAAGAGTAAAGCAAATCATGAAGTAA
- a CDS encoding carbohydrate ABC transporter permease, giving the protein MWKKENTYGIGIKIALYTICILWTIVTLVPYFIAIITSLKPVEDVTKFSIDFRKLSLDSYKYITTEFPFMRWLFNSFVVAVAVTAGNLLFNSMAAYALARLNFPFKKVIFYIIIGTMMIPGQVLLIPIYLILNKLGWIDSYKGLIIPWLVSAFYIFFMRQYFLTIPKDLEEAALIDGLSRFGIFFKIFLPLSLPALATQAIFIFVGNWNSFMWPSIIASSEELYTLPVGLNSFYGQYYQFWNQVLAGAILLSLPTIIVFVAFQKYFVRGIVTTGLKE; this is encoded by the coding sequence GTGTGGAAGAAGGAAAATACCTATGGGATTGGAATTAAAATAGCGCTATACACAATCTGCATATTATGGACAATAGTAACATTAGTACCATACTTTATTGCTATTATAACCTCTTTAAAACCTGTAGAAGATGTAACAAAATTTTCAATTGATTTTAGAAAACTCAGCTTAGATAGCTATAAATATATCACAACAGAGTTTCCGTTTATGAGGTGGCTTTTTAACAGCTTTGTAGTTGCAGTGGCTGTGACAGCTGGTAATCTGCTTTTTAATTCCATGGCAGCCTATGCTCTTGCAAGGCTTAACTTCCCATTCAAGAAGGTTATTTTTTATATTATCATAGGCACAATGATGATACCTGGACAGGTACTCTTGATTCCTATTTACCTTATTCTAAACAAACTTGGCTGGATTGATTCGTACAAAGGACTAATCATTCCATGGCTTGTGAGTGCATTCTATATATTTTTTATGCGTCAGTACTTTTTGACAATTCCTAAGGATTTAGAAGAAGCTGCATTGATTGATGGACTGTCGCGGTTTGGTATATTCTTCAAGATATTTTTGCCGCTATCATTGCCGGCTTTGGCAACTCAAGCAATATTCATATTTGTGGGCAACTGGAATAGTTTCATGTGGCCAAGCATCATAGCTTCGTCTGAAGAGCTGTATACCCTGCCAGTAGGACTCAACTCATTTTACGGTCAGTATTATCAATTTTGGAACCAGGTTTTAGCAGGGGCAATACTTCTTTCTTTGCCAACCATAATAGTTTTCGTGGCATTTCAGAAATATTTCGTCAGAGGAATAGTCACAACAGGACTTAAAGAGTAA